GGCATTGATGCTGAACTTGGCGGCATCGGCACCACCCACGATGGNNNNNNNNNNNNNNNNNCGTGACCGTCATCACCGCTGTGGTGTTCTCCGCCACGCTCGCCGTGGCAGCGCTGGTGATCACCGGCGCGTTGTCGTTGGCGGACGTCACGGTGACGGCGATGGCCTGACTGTCGGTGCCTCCCTGGCCATCGGCCACCTGG
The sequence above is drawn from the bacterium genome and encodes:
- a CDS encoding VCBS domain-containing protein produces the protein SIVGGADAAKFSINTSTGALSFVTAPDYEAPTDAGGDNVYDVIVQVADGQGGTDSQAIAVTVTSANDNAPVITSAATASVAENTTAVMTVT